The sequence CCGGGCGCGGAGCTCGACATTGGCTGTGTGTTCTGCAAGCCCGACGACGGCTCCCGCGCCAGCTGTCGCGTGTGTAAGGGCACAGGTTGGCTCGAGATCCTCGGCTGCGGCATGATTCATCCGGAAGTGTTCGAGCACTGCGGCATCGATCCCGAGCGCTACACGGGGTTTGCTTTCGGCCTGGGTGTGGAACGCGTGGCCATGTTGCGCTACCAAATCCCGAATATTCGTCTGTTCTTCGAGAACGACCCACGCTTTCTCGCTCAGTTCTAGACTCGATCGGGATCTGATCCGGCCGAGACCGCACGAGCCTCGCGCGCTAGATCTCGACGATCTTCAGCCCGTTCGCGCGCAGCGGCGCCAGTGCGCTGGTGTCTTCCACGGGCGTGTCCTGGATGTAGAGGAACTTCAGTTTCTTCAGCCCCTTGAGGGCGCTCACGTCTTTGACGCGGGTGCGTTGCAGGCTCAGACGCTCCAGGTTTTCCAGCTTCCCCAGCGGCGACACGTCACTGACTGGCGTGTCGTCCAGCGCCAGCTCGGTGAGCTGAGTCAGCCCCGCCAGGGGCGCCACGTCGCGGACCTGAGTGCGTCCCAGGTCCAAGCGATCGAGCTTGGTGAGCTTCGCCAGCGGTTTCAGATCTTCCACCTTGTTGATCGAGGCACGCAGGGTCTCGAGCTTGGTCAAGTCGGCGAGCATCGACAGATCACTGACGTCGCCCGGCCCTAGGAAGAGTTCTTTCAAGTTCTTGGTGTGGGGGAAGATGCACGGGTCTAGCTGGTGGGTTTCGGTCTGCGACAAGTTCAAGGACGTGAGCTTGCCCAGCTCCGCATAGCTGATCTCGCCCTGGG comes from Polyangiaceae bacterium and encodes:
- a CDS encoding leucine-rich repeat domain-containing protein gives rise to the protein MLRLWRTSLVLLALGALACDDEKQPAPTKPSATATAVAAAPFASAAPVAKKPARKLKTKGDCGAKLSFDDAQVEAAVRLKLQKPQGEISYAELGKLTSLNLSQTETHQLDPCIFPHTKNLKELFLGPGDVSDLSMLADLTKLETLRASINKVEDLKPLAKLTKLDRLDLGRTQVRDVAPLAGLTQLTELALDDTPVSDVSPLGKLENLERLSLQRTRVKDVSALKGLKKLKFLYIQDTPVEDTSALAPLRANGLKIVEI